In Bubalus kerabau isolate K-KA32 ecotype Philippines breed swamp buffalo chromosome 4, PCC_UOA_SB_1v2, whole genome shotgun sequence, one DNA window encodes the following:
- the LOC129651510 gene encoding interferon alpha-H: MAPAWSLLLALLLLSCNAICSLGCHLPHTHSLANRRVLMLLRQLRRVSPSSCLQDRNDFAFPQEELGGSQLQKAQAISVLHEVTQHTFQIFSTEGSAATWDQSLLDKLRAALDQQLTDLQACLRQEEGLRGAPLLKEDSSLAVRKYFHRLTLYLREKRHSPCAWEVVRAEVMRAFSSSTNLQERFRKKD; encoded by the coding sequence ATGGCCCCAGCCTGGTCCTTACtcctggccctgctgctgctcagcTGCAACGCCATCTGCTCTCTGGGCTGCCACCTGCCTCACACCCACAGCCTGGCCAACAGGAGGGTCCTGATGCTCCTGCGACAACTGAGGAGggtctccccttcctcctgcctgcaGGACAGAAATGACTTCGCATTCCCCCAGGAGGAGCTGGGTGGCAGCCAGTTGCAGAAGGCTCAGGCCATCTCTGTGCTCCACGAGGTGACCCAGCACACCTTCCAGATCTTCAGCACAGAGGGCTCGGCTGCCACGTGGGACCAGAGCCTCCTGGACAAGCTCCGCGCGGCACTGGATCAGCAGCTCACTGACCTGCAAGCCTgtctgaggcaggaggaggggctgcGAGGGGCTCCCCTGCTCAAGGAGGACTCCAGCCTGGCTGTGAGGAAATATTTCCACAGACTCACTCTCTATCTGCGAGAGAAGAGACACAGCCCTTGTGCCTGGGAGGTTGTCAGAGCAGAAGTCATGAGAGCCTTCTCTTCCTCAACAAACTTGCAGGAGAGATTCAGGAAAAAGGACTGA